Proteins from a genomic interval of Caulobacter sp. NIBR1757:
- a CDS encoding YcxB family protein codes for MVRQDEGLTMGGAVFGRTTGLLGKVLQYVPVLAFAAMAAVGTHLIQGGAANPTPKNMIWSGAVLATVLVYFMNQRLIRWLYLRKAREVGEAPANECDYQLTDKGLRITWPGYLYEIAWDRISQIALYQNAWLFIASQSYFLPRRLFADNDAERTFLAFALQRLSEEARDRSREAVEVREGMVVAWTGYGKG; via the coding sequence ATGGTTCGGCAGGACGAGGGTCTGACCATGGGCGGCGCGGTATTCGGCCGGACCACCGGCCTGCTGGGCAAGGTCCTTCAGTACGTCCCTGTCCTCGCGTTCGCGGCCATGGCGGCGGTGGGAACTCATCTGATCCAAGGTGGCGCCGCCAACCCGACGCCGAAGAACATGATCTGGTCGGGCGCGGTGCTGGCGACGGTGCTGGTCTACTTCATGAACCAGCGACTGATCCGATGGCTCTATCTGCGCAAAGCCCGCGAAGTCGGCGAGGCCCCGGCCAACGAATGCGACTATCAACTGACGGACAAAGGGCTGCGCATCACCTGGCCCGGCTACCTGTACGAAATCGCCTGGGACCGCATTTCTCAGATCGCGCTCTACCAGAACGCCTGGCTCTTCATCGCCTCGCAAAGCTATTTCCTGCCGCGCCGACTGTTTGCCGACAACGATGCGGAGCGAACCTTTCTGGCCTTCGCCTTGCAGCGTCTTTCGGAAGAGGCTCGCGACCGCAGCCGGGAGGCCGTGGAGGTCCGCGAAGGCATGGTCGTTGCCTGGACTGGCTACGGTAAGGGCTGA
- the infB gene encoding translation initiation factor IF-2 produces the protein MSDENDNRPGRPPMTLKPRTGSVSAGVVKQSFSHGRTKTVVVETKRQRTHSAPAANLAGPSAAERRPAPGAPQQRPAQGGQGGLSADEMRARQAAIESARQAQIQAAARAEEARKAAAAAAAAEAAKAAAAASPPAPAPAAEAPAAPAPAAPVAAAPVAPAPVAEAPAAPVAAPTPAPAAPTAPVAAAPAAPRPAAPAPQAPRPAAPAAPPSAGQTRTYEPSRDRRDDRSSTTTYRPPASTSNFNQRTPRPDATTFNQRTPRPDSDRPRNDAPRVDNRDPRGGDNRGGDRPQQTVRYSALAPRPAPPRPGAPRGPRPGAGLAEAPATPEVTRATRSAPRPGGALPDRRPEEDDDRRRGPGGPGAGPGKAVSRTKGEPKRREGRLTIQAVAGDDEGAVERMRSLASVRRAREREKEKRRGGATEQARAAREVIIPDVITVQELSNRMAVRGVDIIKMLMRQGVMLKINDVIDSDTAELVATEFGNTVRRVSEADVEEGFLDAEDHDENQQVRPPVVTIMGHVDHGKTSLLDALRTTDVAAGEAGGITQHIGAYQVRLADGQRVTFLDTPGHAAFSAMRARGANITDIVVLVVAADDGVMPQTIEAIQHAKAAGVPIIVAVNKMDKDGANPTRVVNELLQHEIVVESLGGDTQIVEVSAKTRTGLDNLIENILVQAELLDLKANPERTAEGVVIEAKLDKGRGAVSTVLVKRGTLKRGDIVVAGASYGRVRALLNERNEQLTEAGPSTPVEILGLDSTPSPGEAFAVVENEARARELTEYRNRVKREKSAVGGVAGASLADMMAKLTAKKVSELPLVIKGDVQGSVEAIVGSLEKLGTDEVRARIILQGAGAISESDVQLAKGAGAPIIGFNVRASAQARALAEREGVEIRYYAIIYDLIDDIKGVMSGMLSPIQRETFLGNAKVLQAFDITKVGKVAGCRVTEGVVRRGAKVRIVRDNIVVLELGTLQTLKRFKDEVAEVTNGMECGMAFAGFQDIREGDEIECFTVEDVARSL, from the coding sequence ATGAGCGACGAGAACGACAACCGCCCGGGCCGCCCGCCCATGACGCTGAAGCCCCGCACGGGGTCTGTCAGCGCCGGCGTGGTGAAGCAAAGCTTCAGCCACGGGCGGACGAAGACGGTGGTGGTGGAAACCAAGCGGCAGCGGACCCACTCCGCGCCGGCGGCGAATCTCGCCGGTCCCTCGGCCGCCGAGCGCCGCCCCGCACCGGGCGCGCCGCAACAGCGTCCCGCTCAGGGCGGCCAGGGAGGCCTGTCCGCCGACGAGATGCGCGCCCGTCAGGCCGCCATCGAAAGCGCCCGCCAGGCCCAGATCCAGGCCGCCGCCCGCGCCGAGGAGGCCCGCAAGGCCGCCGCCGCCGCTGCGGCGGCTGAGGCCGCCAAGGCGGCCGCTGCGGCTTCGCCTCCGGCTCCGGCGCCCGCCGCTGAAGCTCCCGCCGCCCCGGCTCCGGCCGCCCCCGTGGCGGCCGCGCCTGTCGCTCCCGCCCCGGTCGCCGAAGCGCCGGCAGCGCCTGTCGCCGCCCCGACCCCGGCTCCGGCCGCGCCGACCGCCCCGGTCGCCGCCGCTCCGGCTGCGCCGCGTCCGGCCGCTCCCGCGCCCCAGGCTCCCCGCCCGGCCGCGCCCGCCGCGCCGCCCTCGGCCGGCCAGACCCGCACCTACGAGCCCTCTCGCGACCGTCGCGACGACCGCTCCAGCACCACCACCTACCGTCCGCCGGCGTCGACCAGCAATTTCAACCAGCGCACGCCGCGCCCGGACGCCACCACCTTCAACCAGCGCACTCCGCGACCCGACTCCGACCGTCCGCGCAACGACGCCCCGCGCGTCGACAACCGCGATCCGCGCGGCGGCGACAACCGTGGCGGCGACCGTCCGCAACAGACCGTCCGCTATTCGGCCCTGGCCCCGCGTCCGGCCCCGCCGCGTCCCGGCGCGCCCCGGGGTCCGCGCCCCGGCGCCGGCCTGGCCGAAGCCCCGGCGACGCCCGAGGTCACCCGCGCCACCCGTTCCGCGCCCCGTCCCGGCGGCGCCCTGCCCGACCGTCGTCCGGAAGAGGATGACGATCGTCGTCGCGGCCCCGGTGGCCCCGGCGCCGGTCCGGGCAAGGCTGTCAGCCGCACCAAGGGCGAGCCCAAGCGCCGTGAAGGTCGCCTGACCATCCAGGCCGTGGCCGGTGACGACGAGGGCGCCGTCGAGCGCATGCGCTCGCTGGCTTCGGTTCGCAGGGCTCGCGAACGGGAAAAGGAAAAGCGCCGAGGCGGCGCCACCGAGCAGGCCCGCGCGGCCCGCGAGGTCATCATCCCGGACGTCATCACCGTTCAGGAGCTGTCCAACCGGATGGCCGTGCGCGGCGTCGACATCATCAAGATGCTGATGCGCCAGGGCGTGATGCTGAAGATCAACGACGTCATCGACAGCGACACCGCTGAACTGGTGGCGACCGAGTTCGGCAACACCGTCCGCCGCGTCTCCGAAGCCGACGTCGAGGAAGGCTTCCTGGACGCCGAGGACCACGACGAGAACCAGCAGGTCCGCCCGCCGGTCGTCACCATCATGGGCCACGTCGACCACGGCAAGACCAGCCTGCTCGACGCCCTGCGCACCACCGACGTGGCGGCGGGCGAAGCCGGCGGCATCACCCAGCACATCGGGGCCTACCAGGTCCGCCTGGCCGACGGCCAGCGCGTCACCTTCCTCGACACCCCTGGCCACGCGGCGTTCAGCGCCATGCGGGCTCGCGGCGCCAACATCACCGACATCGTCGTGCTGGTGGTGGCCGCCGACGACGGCGTCATGCCGCAGACGATCGAGGCCATCCAGCACGCGAAAGCGGCCGGCGTCCCGATCATCGTGGCCGTCAACAAGATGGACAAGGACGGGGCCAACCCGACCCGCGTCGTCAACGAGCTGCTGCAGCACGAGATCGTCGTCGAAAGCCTGGGTGGCGACACCCAGATCGTCGAGGTCTCGGCCAAGACCCGCACCGGTCTCGACAATCTGATCGAGAACATCCTGGTCCAGGCCGAACTGCTCGACCTGAAGGCCAACCCCGAGCGCACCGCCGAAGGCGTTGTCATCGAGGCCAAGCTGGACAAGGGCCGCGGCGCCGTCTCCACCGTGCTGGTCAAGCGCGGCACCCTGAAACGCGGCGACATCGTCGTCGCCGGCGCCTCCTACGGCCGGGTTCGCGCCCTGCTGAACGAGCGCAACGAGCAGCTGACCGAAGCTGGTCCCTCGACCCCGGTGGAGATCCTCGGCCTCGACTCGACGCCGTCTCCGGGTGAAGCCTTCGCCGTGGTGGAAAACGAAGCCCGCGCCCGCGAGCTGACCGAATACCGCAACCGCGTGAAGCGCGAGAAGTCGGCCGTCGGCGGCGTCGCCGGGGCCAGCCTCGCCGACATGATGGCCAAGCTCACCGCCAAGAAGGTCAGCGAACTGCCGCTGGTCATCAAGGGCGACGTGCAGGGCTCGGTCGAAGCCATCGTCGGCTCTCTGGAGAAGCTGGGGACGGACGAAGTGCGCGCCCGGATCATCCTGCAAGGGGCCGGCGCGATCAGCGAAAGCGATGTGCAGCTGGCCAAGGGCGCCGGCGCGCCGATCATCGGCTTCAACGTCCGGGCCTCGGCCCAGGCGCGGGCCCTGGCCGAGCGCGAAGGCGTGGAAATCCGTTACTACGCGATCATCTACGACCTGATCGACGACATCAAAGGCGTCATGTCGGGGATGCTCTCGCCGATCCAGCGGGAAACCTTCCTGGGCAACGCCAAGGTGCTGCAGGCCTTCGACATCACCAAGGTCGGCAAGGTCGCCGGCTGCCGGGTCACCGAGGGCGTGGTTCGCCGCGGCGCCAAGGTCCGGATCGTTCGCGACAACATCGTGGTTCTCGAACTGGGCACCCTGCAGACCCTCAAGCGCTTCAAGGACGAGGTGGCGGAAGTCACCAACGGCATGGAGTGCGGCATGGCCTTCGCCGGCTTCCAGGACATCCGCGAAGGCGACGAGATCGAATGCTTCACGGTCGAGGATGTGGCGCGCTCGCTGTAG
- a CDS encoding RNA-binding protein yields the protein MQAETDIAAKRTLAEAARERRDIVSGEVMAEQKLVRFVASPDGVVTPDIARKLPGRGIWVAADRASIEAAAKKNAFARSAKAKLTVPEGLADLVEKLLTKRVLDSLGLARRSGDLTSGFEKVMSAVRGGKAAWLIEASDGAADGRSKILNLARHMTPQPRVIGVFTSAELGLALGAENVIHTAFLGGRSAKSWTQDVERLAGFRPLLPEDWREER from the coding sequence ATGCAGGCTGAGACCGACATAGCTGCGAAACGGACCCTGGCGGAAGCCGCCAGGGAACGGCGCGACATCGTCTCGGGAGAGGTGATGGCGGAGCAGAAGCTTGTCCGCTTCGTCGCCAGCCCCGACGGCGTGGTCACCCCCGACATCGCCCGCAAGCTGCCCGGCCGGGGCATCTGGGTCGCCGCCGACCGCGCCAGCATCGAGGCCGCGGCCAAGAAGAACGCCTTCGCCCGCTCGGCCAAGGCCAAGCTGACCGTCCCTGAGGGCCTGGCCGATCTGGTCGAAAAACTGCTGACCAAACGGGTTCTCGACAGCCTGGGCCTTGCACGGCGGTCGGGAGACCTTACTTCGGGTTTTGAAAAGGTCATGTCCGCCGTTCGCGGGGGCAAGGCGGCCTGGCTGATCGAGGCCAGCGACGGCGCGGCCGACGGTCGTTCGAAGATTCTCAACCTGGCCCGACATATGACCCCGCAGCCTCGGGTCATCGGCGTTTTCACTTCCGCCGAATTGGGTTTGGCCTTGGGGGCCGAGAATGTGATACACACCGCCTTCCTCGGCGGTCGATCGGCCAAGAGTTGGACGCAGGACGTCGAACGTCTGGCCGGTTTTCGCCCGCTTCTCCCTGAGGACTGGCGCGAGGAACGATAG
- the nusA gene encoding transcription termination factor NusA, whose product MATGISANRLELLQIADAVAREKGIDKEIVIASIEEAIQKAARSRYGAEHDIRVAIDPKTGETSIKRYVTVVPDDVGEFEEGDVGKMRLADAKAFYGKDTQVGQVFDEELPPFEFGRVQTQMARQVVFGKVREAERERQFEEYKDRVGEIVNGVVKRVEYGNVIVDLGRGEGVMRRDQSIPRENFNLGDRIRCYIYDVRSETKGPQIMLSRAHGGFMAKLFAQEVPEVYDGVIEIRAVARDPGSRAKMGVVSNDSSIDPVGACVGMRGSRVQAVVAELQGEKIDIIQWSPDEATFIVNALAPAEVSKVVMDEDDERVEVVVPDEQLSLAIGRRGQNVRLASQLTGWQIDILTESQESERRQKQFAETTQLFQDALDVDEVIAQLLATEGFVSVEDVAFVEPHEIAEIEGFDEDTAEELQARAREFLDKAAAELDAKRTELGVEDGVLEIEGITLPMAVALGEADIKTVEDLAGLVPDDLRGWYEAKDGERVRQAGALESFNLTPEDAETLIMRARVVMGWVEAPPEPEYEEEYYEEGGEGVEYAEAAEGAEGAEGEQPEVSEEVALAEAEGEARDA is encoded by the coding sequence ATGGCCACCGGCATTTCCGCCAACCGCCTCGAACTGCTGCAGATCGCCGACGCGGTCGCCCGTGAAAAGGGGATCGACAAGGAGATCGTCATCGCCTCCATCGAGGAAGCGATCCAGAAGGCCGCCCGCAGCCGCTACGGCGCCGAGCACGACATCCGCGTGGCCATCGATCCGAAGACCGGCGAAACCTCGATCAAGCGCTACGTGACCGTGGTGCCGGACGACGTCGGCGAATTCGAGGAAGGCGACGTCGGCAAGATGCGCCTGGCCGATGCGAAAGCCTTCTACGGCAAGGACACGCAAGTCGGTCAGGTCTTCGACGAAGAGCTGCCGCCGTTCGAATTTGGCCGGGTGCAGACCCAGATGGCCCGCCAGGTGGTGTTCGGGAAGGTCCGCGAGGCCGAGCGCGAGCGCCAGTTCGAAGAGTACAAGGATCGCGTCGGCGAGATCGTCAACGGCGTCGTCAAGCGCGTCGAATACGGCAACGTCATCGTCGATCTCGGCCGTGGCGAAGGCGTCATGCGCCGCGACCAGTCGATCCCGCGCGAGAACTTCAACCTCGGCGACCGCATCCGCTGCTACATCTACGACGTCCGCAGCGAGACCAAGGGCCCGCAGATCATGCTGTCCCGCGCCCACGGCGGCTTCATGGCCAAGCTGTTCGCGCAGGAAGTGCCGGAAGTCTATGACGGCGTCATCGAGATCCGCGCCGTCGCCCGGGATCCTGGCAGCCGCGCAAAGATGGGCGTCGTCTCCAACGATTCCAGCATCGACCCGGTCGGCGCCTGCGTCGGTATGCGCGGTTCGCGCGTCCAGGCCGTCGTCGCCGAGCTGCAGGGCGAAAAGATCGACATCATCCAGTGGAGCCCGGACGAGGCGACCTTCATCGTCAACGCCCTGGCCCCGGCCGAGGTCTCCAAGGTGGTCATGGACGAGGACGACGAGCGCGTCGAAGTCGTGGTCCCGGACGAACAACTGAGCCTGGCCATCGGCCGCCGCGGCCAGAACGTCCGCCTGGCCAGCCAGCTGACCGGCTGGCAGATCGACATCCTGACCGAGTCCCAGGAGTCGGAGCGCCGTCAGAAGCAGTTCGCCGAGACCACCCAGCTGTTCCAGGACGCCCTGGACGTCGACGAGGTCATCGCCCAGCTGCTGGCCACCGAAGGCTTCGTGTCCGTCGAGGACGTCGCCTTCGTCGAGCCGCATGAAATCGCCGAGATTGAAGGCTTCGACGAGGACACCGCCGAGGAACTGCAGGCCCGGGCCCGCGAATTCCTCGACAAGGCCGCCGCCGAGCTGGACGCCAAGCGCACCGAACTGGGCGTCGAGGACGGCGTTCTGGAAATCGAGGGCATCACCCTGCCGATGGCCGTGGCGCTCGGCGAGGCCGACATCAAGACGGTGGAAGACCTGGCCGGCCTGGTCCCCGACGACCTGCGCGGTTGGTACGAAGCCAAGGACGGCGAACGGGTGCGCCAGGCCGGCGCCCTGGAATCCTTCAACCTGACCCCGGAAGACGCCGAGACCCTGATCATGCGCGCCCGGGTGGTGATGGGCTGGGTCGAGGCTCCGCCGGAGCCGGAATACGAAGAAGAGTACTACGAAGAGGGCGGCGAAGGCGTTGAGTACGCCGAAGCCGCCGAGGGCGCGGAAGGGGCGGAAGGCGAACAGCCGGAAGTCTCGGAAGAGGTCGCCCTGGCCGAGGCCGAAGGCGAGGCTCGGGACGCGTGA
- the rimP gene encoding ribosome maturation factor RimP: MRARTNEDRSLLELLDPVAEAAGYEIVRLRLMGGQTRRLQIMAETPAGDMVVEDCARLSRAISEVMDAADPVSGEYTLEVSSPGIDRPLTRLKDFETWEGYEARIELDRIAEGRKRFKGELAGVEDGQVGINVEGDSETTLYIPFDWILEAKLVLNDQLMKVGAEQRAARIAQDDINSVGNDND, from the coding sequence TTGCGCGCACGCACTAACGAAGACCGCAGCCTTCTGGAGCTGCTCGACCCCGTGGCCGAAGCCGCCGGGTACGAGATCGTGCGCCTGCGCCTGATGGGCGGTCAGACCCGCCGCCTGCAGATCATGGCCGAAACGCCGGCCGGCGACATGGTCGTCGAGGACTGCGCCCGCCTGTCGCGCGCCATCTCCGAAGTCATGGACGCCGCCGACCCGGTCAGCGGCGAATACACCCTGGAAGTCTCCAGCCCCGGCATCGATCGGCCGCTGACCCGCTTGAAGGACTTCGAGACCTGGGAAGGCTACGAGGCCCGCATCGAGCTCGACCGCATCGCCGAGGGCCGCAAGCGCTTCAAGGGCGAACTGGCCGGCGTCGAAGACGGTCAGGTCGGCATCAACGTCGAAGGCGACTCCGAGACCACCCTCTACATCCCGTTCGACTGGATCCTCGAGGCCAAGCTGGTCCTCAACGACCAGCTGATGAAGGTGGGTGCCGAACAGCGCGCCGCCCGCATCGCCCAGGACGACATCAACTCCGTCGGCAACGACAACGACTGA
- a CDS encoding acyclic terpene utilization AtuA family protein — MAKVIRIGGAGGFLGDSSVAAPQLLKGGDLDYMILDYLAEATMSILGQIKRERPGEGFARDFTEWVWKDNLAEFKAQGVKVITNAGGLNPHACRARMEELAAAAGLSFRIAVIEGDDLMDRIDDLSGMTELYTGAAFPPKDKLFTANAYFGGRPIAAALAAGADMVITGRVVDSALALGPLMHEFGWSDDDHDLLSAGSLAGHVIECGAQATGGLFTDWREVPDWGHIGYPIIECHADGSFIVTKPAGTGGLVSPAAVAEQILYEVGDPQGYALPDVVCDFTQVKVEQVGEHRVKVTGARGYPPSGSYKACITWADGWRFIGAMPVVGREAAAKARRQAEAVLERVGDMLRERNFAPLRETRIEILGAEASYGANASAAAQGVREVVSRVGAEHEDERALRLLTREWQSPTTSMSVGTTGWFGGAPSISPVSRVFSVLIPREQVPAKVDLGGVVTVVEAPAPATPFSPAMVERPTPPPEPQASSDLIDVPLIDLAWARSGDKGDAFNVGVIARKPAYLPWIRAGLSEAAVKTWFAHEFEGAVAPQVLRYDLPGMDALNLHCIQALGGGQFASLRLDALAKGKAQQLLDMPIQVPAGLVQP; from the coding sequence ATGGCCAAAGTCATTCGGATCGGCGGCGCGGGCGGCTTCCTCGGCGACTCGTCCGTCGCCGCGCCGCAGCTGCTGAAGGGCGGCGACCTCGACTACATGATCCTCGACTATCTGGCCGAAGCGACCATGTCGATCCTCGGCCAGATCAAGCGCGAACGCCCCGGCGAAGGCTTCGCCCGCGACTTCACCGAATGGGTCTGGAAGGACAACCTCGCCGAATTCAAGGCCCAGGGCGTCAAGGTCATCACCAACGCCGGCGGCCTCAACCCCCACGCCTGCCGCGCCCGCATGGAGGAACTGGCCGCCGCCGCCGGCCTCAGCTTCAGGATCGCCGTCATCGAGGGCGACGACCTGATGGATCGCATCGACGACCTGTCGGGCATGACCGAGCTCTACACCGGCGCCGCCTTCCCGCCCAAAGACAAGCTGTTCACCGCCAACGCCTACTTCGGCGGCCGGCCGATCGCCGCCGCCCTGGCCGCCGGGGCCGACATGGTCATCACCGGCCGGGTGGTCGACAGCGCCCTGGCGCTCGGTCCGCTGATGCACGAGTTCGGCTGGAGCGACGACGACCACGACCTGCTGTCGGCCGGCTCCCTCGCCGGCCATGTCATCGAATGCGGAGCGCAGGCGACCGGCGGCCTGTTCACCGACTGGCGCGAGGTGCCCGACTGGGGCCACATCGGCTATCCGATCATCGAATGCCATGCCGACGGGTCGTTCATCGTCACCAAGCCTGCCGGCACCGGCGGCCTCGTCTCGCCCGCCGCCGTGGCCGAACAGATCCTCTATGAGGTCGGCGATCCGCAAGGCTATGCCCTGCCGGACGTGGTCTGTGATTTTACCCAGGTTAAAGTCGAGCAGGTCGGCGAGCACCGGGTGAAGGTGACCGGCGCCAGGGGCTATCCGCCTTCCGGATCTTACAAGGCCTGCATCACCTGGGCCGACGGCTGGCGTTTCATCGGCGCCATGCCTGTCGTCGGCCGCGAGGCGGCGGCCAAGGCCCGGCGTCAGGCCGAGGCGGTTCTGGAACGGGTCGGCGACATGCTGCGCGAGCGCAATTTCGCCCCCCTTCGCGAGACCCGCATCGAAATCCTCGGGGCCGAGGCCAGCTACGGCGCCAACGCCAGCGCCGCCGCGCAAGGGGTGCGCGAGGTCGTCAGCCGCGTCGGGGCCGAGCATGAGGACGAGCGGGCCCTGCGCCTGCTGACCCGCGAATGGCAGTCGCCGACCACCTCGATGAGCGTCGGCACGACGGGGTGGTTCGGCGGCGCGCCGAGCATCAGCCCGGTGTCGCGGGTGTTCTCGGTGCTCATTCCCCGAGAGCAGGTCCCGGCCAAGGTCGATCTCGGCGGCGTGGTGACCGTGGTCGAGGCCCCCGCCCCGGCGACGCCCTTCTCACCGGCCATGGTCGAGCGGCCGACGCCGCCGCCCGAGCCGCAGGCCTCCAGCGACCTCATCGACGTCCCGCTGATCGACCTCGCCTGGGCCCGCTCGGGGGACAAGGGGGACGCCTTCAACGTCGGGGTCATCGCCCGCAAGCCGGCCTACCTGCCCTGGATCCGCGCCGGCCTGTCGGAGGCGGCGGTGAAGACCTGGTTCGCCCATGAGTTCGAGGGCGCCGTCGCTCCGCAGGTCCTCCGCTACGACCTGCCCGGCATGGACGCCCTCAACCTTCACTGCATCCAGGCCCTCGGCGGCGGCCAGTTCGCCAGCCTGCGCCTCGACGCCCTGGCCAAGGGCAAGGCCCAGCAGCTGCTCGACATGCCGATCCAGGTTCCGGCGGGGCTGGTCCAGCCATGA
- a CDS encoding phosphotransferase family protein encodes MSSESMAPEGVDLAVLTAFMDAKGLGAGSLTDLTVLTGGTQNILLKFSRSGRDYVLRRPPPKLRGNSNETMRREARVLAALAGSDVPHPGLIAASPQETMDGAAFYLMEPIDGFNPTMGLPPLHAGDPTVRNRMGFALADGIIALGRIDIARVGLETLGKTEGWLERQVPRWRAQFESYREFPTWSDEIPGVDTVGAWLDAHRPPGFRPGLIHGDYHLANVMYRHDSGELAAIVDWELASTGDPLLDLGWLMAMWPEPGQAALTPVTPWEGFPTIGEVIDHYGRNSDRDLTHIRWYGVLACYKLGIILEGSHARAGAGLAPKAIGDRLHASTLNLFQRALRWIDGAAP; translated from the coding sequence ATGTCCAGTGAGTCGATGGCGCCCGAAGGCGTCGATCTCGCCGTGCTGACGGCCTTCATGGACGCCAAGGGCCTCGGCGCTGGCTCGCTGACGGACCTCACCGTCCTGACCGGCGGCACCCAGAACATCCTGCTGAAATTCAGCCGCTCGGGCCGCGACTATGTGCTGCGCCGGCCGCCGCCGAAGCTGCGGGGAAATTCCAACGAGACCATGCGCCGGGAAGCGCGGGTGCTGGCGGCGCTGGCGGGATCGGACGTACCGCATCCGGGCCTGATCGCCGCCAGTCCCCAAGAGACCATGGACGGGGCGGCCTTCTACCTGATGGAGCCGATCGACGGCTTCAACCCGACGATGGGCCTGCCGCCGTTGCACGCGGGCGATCCGACGGTGCGCAACCGCATGGGCTTCGCCCTGGCCGATGGAATCATCGCGCTCGGACGCATCGACATCGCCAGGGTCGGGCTGGAGACCCTGGGCAAGACCGAGGGATGGCTGGAGCGCCAGGTTCCCCGCTGGCGGGCGCAGTTCGAGAGCTATCGCGAGTTTCCGACCTGGAGCGATGAGATCCCGGGAGTCGATACGGTCGGCGCCTGGCTTGATGCGCATCGGCCGCCGGGCTTTCGGCCGGGGCTGATCCATGGCGACTATCACCTGGCCAATGTCATGTACCGCCATGACAGCGGCGAGCTGGCCGCCATCGTCGACTGGGAGCTGGCCAGCACCGGCGATCCGCTGCTCGATCTCGGCTGGTTGATGGCCATGTGGCCCGAGCCCGGGCAGGCGGCGCTCACCCCGGTCACCCCATGGGAGGGCTTCCCCACCATCGGCGAGGTCATCGACCACTATGGCCGAAACAGCGACCGCGATCTGACCCACATCCGCTGGTACGGGGTTCTCGCCTGCTACAAGCTGGGCATCATCCTCGAAGGCAGCCATGCCCGGGCCGGCGCCGGTCTCGCGCCAAAGGCCATCGGCGACCGCCTGCACGCCTCGACCCTCAACCTTTTCCAGCGCGCCCTGCGCTGGATCGACGGAGCCGCCCCATGA
- a CDS encoding alcohol dehydrogenase family protein, whose amino-acid sequence MKALRYYGPRDVRYESMDDPVLHDDRDVLVKVTGCSICGSDLHIYHGEGFSEDLGFCVGHEAVGEVVEIGRGVRRLKSGDRVMISAAVGCGSCPSCLRGDIVRCETGQGSCYGLSSRLQGSQAEAVRVPAGDFNAARIPDGVSDEQALLMTDGMATAWYGARNADISSGKTVAVVGLGPIGLMAVEQAFVLGAARVFAVDPVAERRAMAEAMGAVALHPDEAPAQMAELTKGLMADSIVEAVGHARTIDLALRLAGRRGTVSVIGVNQDRRFDFPMARAFAMGLTFRIGTCSVQETWPELIPLVQAGRLKPERVISHRLPLSDGVEAYRMFDAREDGALKMVLTP is encoded by the coding sequence ATGAAGGCCCTGCGCTATTACGGTCCCCGCGACGTCCGCTACGAGAGCATGGACGACCCGGTCCTGCACGACGACCGCGACGTGCTGGTCAAGGTCACCGGCTGTTCGATCTGCGGCAGCGACCTGCACATCTACCACGGCGAGGGGTTCAGCGAGGACCTCGGCTTCTGCGTCGGCCATGAGGCGGTCGGTGAGGTGGTCGAGATCGGCCGCGGCGTTCGGCGCCTGAAGAGCGGCGACAGGGTGATGATCAGCGCCGCCGTCGGCTGCGGGTCCTGTCCCAGCTGTCTGCGCGGCGACATCGTCCGCTGCGAGACGGGCCAGGGCAGCTGCTACGGCCTCTCCTCCCGGCTGCAGGGATCGCAGGCCGAGGCGGTGCGGGTGCCGGCCGGCGACTTCAACGCCGCCCGCATTCCGGACGGGGTCAGCGACGAGCAGGCCCTGCTGATGACCGACGGCATGGCCACCGCCTGGTACGGCGCGCGCAACGCCGACATCAGCTCGGGCAAGACGGTGGCCGTGGTGGGCCTGGGTCCCATCGGCCTGATGGCGGTCGAGCAGGCCTTCGTGCTCGGCGCCGCCCGGGTGTTCGCCGTCGATCCGGTGGCCGAGCGGCGGGCGATGGCCGAGGCGATGGGGGCGGTGGCGCTGCATCCCGACGAGGCGCCGGCCCAGATGGCCGAACTGACCAAGGGGCTGATGGCCGACAGCATCGTCGAGGCGGTCGGTCATGCCCGCACCATCGATCTCGCCCTGCGGCTGGCCGGGCGGCGGGGGACGGTGTCGGTGATCGGGGTCAACCAGGATCGGCGCTTCGACTTCCCGATGGCGCGCGCCTTCGCCATGGGCCTGACCTTCCGGATCGGCACCTGCAGCGTGCAGGAGACCTGGCCCGAACTGATCCCGCTGGTCCAGGCCGGCCGGCTGAAGCCCGAACGGGTGATCAGCCACCGCCTGCCGCTCAGCGACGGGGTGGAGGCCTACCGCATGTTCGACGCCCGCGAGGACGGGGCGCTGAAGATGGTGCTGACGCCTTAG